The proteins below are encoded in one region of Lactuca sativa cultivar Salinas chromosome 3, Lsat_Salinas_v11, whole genome shotgun sequence:
- the LOC111891846 gene encoding squamosa promoter-binding-like protein 3, whose protein sequence is MEAESTKASSKAKVKMKKVLMNEHHGDGLLGCDGGDNSGGSFDGNVKKKKCGHSGGGATSGTRCCQAEKCTADLTEAKQYHRRHRVCELHAKAQVVIVAGNEQRFCQQCSRFHELLEFDDTKRSCRRRLAGHNERRRKSSSEIKGTRKTLACMEADGREMFQGSCERE, encoded by the exons ATGGAAGCCGAAAGCACCAAAGCTTCTTCTAAAGCCAAAGTGAAGATGAAGAAAGTTTTGATGAATGAGCACCATGGTGATGGGTTGTTAGGTTGTGATGGCGGTGACAATAGTGGTGGTTCTTTTGATGGGAATGTAAAGAAGAAAAAATGTGGTCATAGTGGTGGTGGAGCAACTAGCGGCACAAGGTGTTGTCAGGCTGAGAAGTGCACTGCTGATCTCACTGAAGCCAAACAATATCATCGGAGGCATAGAGTGTGTGAGCTCCATGCAAAGGCTCAAGTTGTGATTGTTGCCGGAAATGAGCAAAGATTTTGTCAACAATGTAGCCG ATTTCATGAGCTTCTAGAATTTGATGATACAAAGAGAAGTTGCAGGAGACGTTTGGCTGGACACAATGAGAGACGTAGAAAGAGTTCAAGTGAGATTAAAGGTACAAGGAAGACGCTTGCGTGTATGGAAGCAGATGGCCGAGAAATGTTTCAGGGTAGTTGCGAAAGAGAATGA